The segment AAGGATCCACAATGTTTTGGTTCACATGATTTCAGATGTTGTTCCGATTCTCTCGCTGTAACTGTTGGATGTTtgggtgtttttctactttctgGTTTATAGAAAAGAGTTCTGCTGgacttttgttttctgctttcctATAATTAACGTTGTTCTGGCTCATGGAACCCAAAGCGTTAGGTCCACATCTGGAGGTCCGTCCCCCGCGTCACCTTCATGCTCCCTTCTCACTGCAGCCCAACAGCCCCCCCAACCCGCTGGCCAAAGAAGAGCTCAACCTTCTGGCCCGCCTCATGGGCAGCATGAAGGCCGAGAACGTTCCCACAGGAGAGCGCCGGTTCCGGATCAGCCTGTTCTCCACGGACCAGGAGGAGGCGTGAGTGCTGCGTCCGTCCTTCGGTTCGTTCTCTGCAGATAAATCCGCGTCGTTCCGACTCATCCCCGTTTTCTCCTGTTGACCAGCGGCGCTTCAGGCGGAGAGCAGCAGGACACCATCCAGGTGATCAACATTCAGGCTGTGCAGGTAGGTCCGTTAGACACACCTGAGCTCCCATTAcctgtctctgttttgtttttaaaagcagaacatttgcTCATGAAAACGTGTCGTACGTGATTTATGGTTCCCTTCTGGTTCTCCTCCAGGCTCACTGGGCCTTTTTGATAAATACCATCTTAAAAgtctttaaataatgttttgatataAAGTTGTTCATGTCTGTCATATAAGAACATATGCATGTGGGCTGAgttatgtttttcttcagaaccAGAAGGTTTAGGGTCGGTGAAAGTTTGTCCTCCTCGTCAGATATTCTTTCTCAGCAAAATCAGAAAACatcttttatttctaataacCTTTATCATGTTGATCTACTCTTCATGTTGTCACTATAAAACAGCGACTATGGGACCTTTGGGTTCAGTAAAATGGGCCTAAATTAGCTGGAAAAAGGATTTCTGGATTCTAATGAACAGCAAATGGTTCAAGTCTTAATCTGGACTAAATCTGATCTGTGGAGTTATTCTGGTTCTAAACCatcaaaaataccaaaaaatactaatttacacaaataaagacaaactcTGTCTGAAGCCACAGGTTGGGTTCATAGAGTTTAGACCAGGATCCGGTCCAGATCTCCATCTAAACTTTTAGCTGTTGGTGTtttaagaagctttttttttcttgtgttgtcGGTTTTCCGCCTCCATCATGATGAAACCCAGACAACTTCCTGATCCTCTGAGATATTTTACTCCTTCCTTTGAGATTATGGTGTTTGTGTTCTGACCCAGGACGGACAGGCGGCTTTGGCGCTGGCTCGGATCGCTGGAGAGTTTGCAGACGAAGAGGCGAAGCTGGAAAATCCCAGCAGCAGTAAAGGAGACGAGCTGCTGGCCATGATGGATGACCTCTGATCGGGATTTATCataatgcaattatttctctGCTGCTTCCTTTAACTCAGCATTTATTCCAAAAGATGCAAAGTCAATaaaataggaaaagaaaaactgttatttgaAGAATAAATGAGTTATCATCAGAAAGATATTTACTCTGTGGCCTgttcccaataaaacacaaactttgggttattttaaatttttataatCTTGGAGAAGATTATAAAAATTTAGGTTGAAATTGTATCTGACCtaaattattgctttaaaaatgcttttcagaaCCACTCTGAATGAATTAAGAATGTAGTACAACCAAGATAGAGGTCCGTTTGTGCTCTATCTGCAGGAGGGATTTAAAGCCCCAGCACAGAGTTCTGGTTCCGCCCCAGAGAACAAACCTGGAACGAGCTCCAGATGGAGGCGTGCTGATCAGATGAACCTTCTCAGCTCACTCCTCTCCATGCTaaggaactgcagcagctttacTCTAAACTCCTCCTGGATGATGGAGATCCTCTTTATCTcagaagcagaaccagagaAGGAGGCCAGGTTCTGCTTCTGCATCCGGGTTCTCCTGTCAGCCAATGTCCGCTCATCTACATTAACATGGTCAGATGTGGATCAAGATCTGGGTATAAGCAGCTAAAATAAGCTTCCTCCAACACTGATTTATACAAGAAATCGTTAGATTTAATTCACTACAATTCAGTTTAATAATATTCTTTACAAAATTTCATATCcagtaataaaaatataaaatcaatcCTATAcattacacacatttatatGTATACATTATTACTGTAGTAAGAggaaaaatcacaaaacattATTACTACACTCTCCATAACAGCTAAAGATAAACCAGGACGAGATATTATGGGATGTAGAAAACAAGAGACAGGGGAGATTATTACAGAACCGAAAAGCAAAACTTTCAGCCCATTTCGGCCCAGCGGAGATCACCATGACGGCAGTAACACCTTTCCACCACGAGGGGGCGGTAGTGCGACCCACGAGGAAGAATGGGGAAGATGACGTCATTACGCTGTGCGTCAGCTGGTGTTTGCGGTAGCAGGGAGCTTATGGCGGGTTATCAGAAACAAGTCCCACTTtaaccagaaccaccagaacaggtAGGAGTCAAAACTGGGTTTTACCGCTTTGTCCCGTTTTCAGCTGgaatctggatcagaaccagaaccagaaatgGTTCTGCGTTCATGTTCCGGCAAGAAAACCCAGTTTAAGATCCAGCAGCACGAACACAGAACTCAGGTTCTTCGGTCTCTGCGTGTTTGGTTCGGGTCCAGATTTTTAAAATGCCGTCGCATCCAACGCCCTGTTCTAAAAGATCCAGATCCACGGAACCGCCCTGGTTCCGTTTCTGGGTCCAAACGCAGCCATAGTCCAGCAGAActttaatatctgaataaaTGTCAGAAGAAAGAGACCAGCGGTCCAGTTCTGAGGAGGTTCTAATCACTGAGACTCACTGGCACCAGAACCAGAGGTCCAGTCCAGATGTATTGCACAGATATGAGAACCATGAAGCTACGCCGTTTTTAGGGCAGCAGCACAATGTGGAAAAATGGCATAAAGTCCAACTTTTAATTTAAGGACATTGGAGAAAAAACTCTTTAACAAAATCTGCAGAAAcgctttaaagttttaaaacaacaagCAAAACTCGATCTGATCAGAACCTTCAGTCTAACCtattaacaccccccccccccccccccccattaagcTTGAGACTTAGCTGAAGGTTCTAGATCAGTTCTCCAGCCTGAGAACCCAGAACCGGTTCCTCCTCTAGAACAGGGTCACCAACAGGAGCCTGTTCTAAAAGCAGAACAACGCGCCTGcatgtaaaactttattttattctgttcctcttcctgtttattcatatttatatagatttataaaCAACAGAAtctataaaacatgtttatataaagttaaggtgagctctgactcttcttgGTCAAAGATCAGAACAGGTAGGCCTGCGTGTGACAcaccgatgaagtagctctcagtttgaGAAAGGTTGCTGATCTAGAACCTGATCTAGAACCTGATCTAGAACCTCTGCTGACAGATTTCTGATCTTGGCGACGTTCTGATGTTCCTCCTCCAGACGCCCCTCACATCCTCAGACCATGGCCTCCGAGGCGGCGGCGCCCGCGGCAGCGTTGGCGGACCCTGCGTCGTCCAGCGCGGCGGTGAGCTCCATCCGGGAGCGGACGATCGCAGAGAACAGcctggtggttctgctgcagggtcTGCAGGGGGAGGAGACCACCGTGGACCTGAGGAACGAGAGCACGGCGCGGGGCCGCCTGCTCAACGTGGACGCCTTCATGAACGTCCGCCTGCGGGACGTGGTGTACCGGGACCGGCGGGGACGGAGCGCCCGGCTGCAGGACCTGTTCATCACGGGCAGGAACGTGCGCTACGTGCACATCCCCGACCACGTGGACATCCTGAAGACCATCCAGAACCAGCTGGCCCAGATCCACAGAGTCCGCAGCTTTGGCAGCGAAGGCGGCGGCGGCAGGAAGGAGTTCAGCAGGACGACCAAATGACTCGTTTCTCGTTAGTTAAACATTTCTGAGCTCTGCAGGTCCAGAGAATCCTCCACGTCTCAAACCCTGGTTCTGTTCTTCAGAACATTCGCTGAGGGCCTGGACCCGTTTTGGTTTGAAGTTTGTTCTGATTTGTTCTGCATGAACCGTCTGATTTCTGTTGGTAATAAAAGAACTAAACTGTCCAAAGCCACCGGATCCGCTCTGTGGTTCTGCTTTCCTTCCTGCGGTCTTCTCCATCTTCTACACCCAAACTGTTTTAGCCGCGCACCCCCTTCCATGTCCAAGCCTGGTTGAAACATCCCCaagaataatatatatatatatatatatatatatatatatatatagagagagagagagagagagagagagagagagagagagagacctggtgaagcagcacagagtaacaataactctagtgctccataaagatgttattaatcagaaaaatctttctgattgtttcacagcggataccttcagcaggtaaactCGCCCACAGCAACACACCTCTGGTCCACACAGCccgtttctgtctgaatatgcgctaaaactgcctctttaaaatgaactgcacggtgcagtctgTGCCTGTCTGAATCGCAATGAAAACTATTACAGATCTGTGTAATGGGGAGATGACCCCCCCAAGTCAGCGGTGTGGGCGTGTCCTGCGCGTCAGAGCTTGTCACCGGTTCTATCGCGGCCCCATGAGCAGCAGCGCTGCGCGATCCATAGAGACcaagtcactcaatttaatctcgtAAATACAATTTTCGGCCTgaattaaatgtttcctctgctgacgtaaacgaggtaaagtcaggagagagaaagatTTTCTGATTCTGGCTCGTTTTCTTCTCCCTGATCCGTTGTGATTCTctgctctcttcctctcctccttaaTCACTTACTTccaccttagatgtctcacctgttcccctgatTTCAAcctattgagcatatttgcgagaattattgaagcagagaccacaagccatatgcacatatacagcacaatgtggatttttcatcttaaaatgaagcgtagaagaagatttcttctaaataaataaattttcatGTTAATGTATCGTTCcattatgacacccaagcaccagacgaggttttgctgctaacactttattttaggacgaacaggACGGACAGCTTTCACTCTGCCGGTCCCTGAACCacgaccactgagctatattatacactagagtgctaatagccgctgttagaacgagttgctttgaagccagcagccgccatattggtactccctatttccccccagtaactagggaatatgtgcgctacagcatcgaataacgaggattttctcatgttcagggtgggcttaagacttttaaaatgtcaaatgccatatagttttatgttatgttctaaaactatcaagtactgagaaagtcatgtgctgaaatattttgcattttattaatttaaatatatatatacaacatttataaatatataaataacaatatacaaaaacatatatttacatatatatatatttacatatatatatatatatatatatatatatatatatatatatatatatatatatatatatatatatatatatatatatatatatatatatatatatatatatatatatataatatgaatagcatgtaaaatatttcagcagctaatttcctagtagctgatagtgttagtacatccactgactgtagaattacctgtgaaacgttttcactcagccagaaaactgcttgttgttgcaaccaaatcctgtgggattctgtgagagtagggagtagcaagatggcggccagtgacttcagtttttctgctaaatcagcactccagtgtattatatagctcagtggtatgACCCCAAAGCGACTCagatttaaaggaacagtaagtgtgcaacagcatttagcaataaagtctaataaggatcattacaataaaaaaaaatgtattgattaaatttacattttttttttatctttacaaaagaaatgctaatttacacatctttattgtgtgtgtgtgtgtgtgtgggggggggggggggggggggggcatggtcaGACGCCATTACAGCTCGCTCCCCCTGAGGGTGAGCCGGGTCAGAGATGACGgattaaaaacaggaaacatcaGCGGCGCTGTGTTCAGCCCAGATGGTCCGAGTTCATGTTTTCTGCAACTATCTGCTTGTTCTCCTCATGCGGGGGTTCTGTTCACTTCATCCAGGAgaactttctatgttagatggtgatagctaaaggatctgcctcccattctacttttagagactctaggaaccaccagcagacctgcagtctgagagcgaagtgctctgttaggaacatacggggtaatcagagctctgatatatgatggagcttgattattaagggctttatacgttagaaggagaattttaaattctattcttgatttaacaggaagccaatgaagggaagctaaaacaggagaaatatgatccctctggttgattttcatcagaactctccTGGTTCTCCGTCTTCCTGCCACGTTCTGAAACGTGCCGTTTAGGTCGACTGGTTTCTCCTTCGTCGTTGTTCTGTGAGGAACATGAGGCAGACATGAAGGTTTCAGGAGGAACCTCCTCTGACCTGAGAACAATGAGAACAGAGTGGAACCTACAGGAACCAGTAAAGCTCCAGCTTCCTGAGGCGTCTCTTGGTTCCTGGTCCAGCTGGACGGTTCTTTCAGGATTTAAAGCCTGGAGCTCTCGGCAAGGCAaattatttctatagcacaattcagtacagagacaatacaaagtgctttaaatgattaaaatataggaaaataaaacagaataaaagcaagtagggataaagtgtagaaacaaaatagaacattaaaaacagttggactaaaaaagttgaactaatgatgtttagtttaactagaacagttaaagATAATcctgaataaatgtgttttatcttgatttaaaggaactctttCTGGAGTTTCCAGTTTTCTGGAGTTTGTTCCGGATCAGTAGATCGTAGGAACTAAACGCTGTTTCTCAGTAAACATGAGAACTTGTAGCTGGAGATGCTGAGCGGCGCTGCTTGTTGACAGCCGAC is part of the Fundulus heteroclitus isolate FHET01 chromosome 13, MU-UCD_Fhet_4.1, whole genome shotgun sequence genome and harbors:
- the lsm10 gene encoding U7 snRNA-associated Sm-like protein LSm10, with the protein product MASEAAAPAAALADPASSSAAVSSIRERTIAENSLVVLLQGLQGEETTVDLRNESTARGRLLNVDAFMNVRLRDVVYRDRRGRSARLQDLFITGRNVRYVHIPDHVDILKTIQNQLAQIHRVRSFGSEGGGGRKEFSRTTK